The following proteins come from a genomic window of Ictalurus furcatus strain D&B chromosome 12, Billie_1.0, whole genome shotgun sequence:
- the LOC128615310 gene encoding uncharacterized protein LOC128615310 isoform X1, with translation MTPIQVNKSCDELYMGGKYNYSTSLHCKDPEINWKSLDEIALGQERFLIRDYCESGIQCTVTCTNPVNEMEYIFNVFNSSTPTTEAANVYGTQINTIISIVISIIVVAILIVGLIVGMCYRKRRVIVGLGEKLIRGCCQRADENNRSDIPLEDITERNTEGEAQVNTSNNESVDPGNASANGFMNGDVRTEEARPLRLHPYSVRVKPLLLYVDEQD, from the exons ATGACACCGATTCAGGTCAACAAGAGTTGTGATGAGCTTTACATGGGTGGTAAATATAACTACTCCACATCACTACATTGCAAGGACCCTGAGATCAACTGGAAATCGCTG GATGAGATTGCGCTGGGCCAAGAAAGATTTTTGATTCGTGATTACTGTGAGAGTGGGATTCAGTGCACTGTAACGTGTACTAATCCAGTTAATGAG ATGGAATACATCTTTAACG ttttcaACAGCTCTACGCCAACCACTGAAGCTGCTAATGTGTACGGAA ctcAAATCAACACCATCATCTCCATTGTAATCTCCATCATCGTGGTTGCCATTCTGATCGTAGGCCTGATTGTAGGAATGTGCTACAGAAAACGAAG GGTGATAGTAGGACTCGGGGAGAAATTGATTCGTGGCTGCTGTCAACGAGCAGATGAAAATAACAG gtcaGACATCCCACTGGAGGACATTACAGAAAGAAACACTGAAGGTGAAGCTCAAGTGAACACCTCAAATAATGAAAG CGTGGACCCTGGCAATGCGAGCGCTAACGGCTTTATGAACGGTGATGTTAGAACTGAAGAAGCTCGACCACTCCGACTGCATCCTTACAGTGTAAGAGTTAAACCTTTACTACTGTACGTAGATGAACAGGACTGA
- the LOC128615310 gene encoding uncharacterized protein LOC128615310 isoform X2, which produces MTPIQVNKSCDELYMGGKYNYSTSLHCKDPEINWKSLDEIALGQERFLIRDYCESGIQCTVTCTNPVNEMEYIFNVFNSSTPTTEAANVYGTQINTIISIVISIIVVAILIVGLIVGMCYRKRRVIVGLGEKLIRGCCQRADENNRSDIPLEDITERNTEGEAQVNTSNNESVDPGNASANGFMNGDVRTEEARPLRLHPYS; this is translated from the exons ATGACACCGATTCAGGTCAACAAGAGTTGTGATGAGCTTTACATGGGTGGTAAATATAACTACTCCACATCACTACATTGCAAGGACCCTGAGATCAACTGGAAATCGCTG GATGAGATTGCGCTGGGCCAAGAAAGATTTTTGATTCGTGATTACTGTGAGAGTGGGATTCAGTGCACTGTAACGTGTACTAATCCAGTTAATGAG ATGGAATACATCTTTAACG ttttcaACAGCTCTACGCCAACCACTGAAGCTGCTAATGTGTACGGAA ctcAAATCAACACCATCATCTCCATTGTAATCTCCATCATCGTGGTTGCCATTCTGATCGTAGGCCTGATTGTAGGAATGTGCTACAGAAAACGAAG GGTGATAGTAGGACTCGGGGAGAAATTGATTCGTGGCTGCTGTCAACGAGCAGATGAAAATAACAG gtcaGACATCCCACTGGAGGACATTACAGAAAGAAACACTGAAGGTGAAGCTCAAGTGAACACCTCAAATAATGAAAG CGTGGACCCTGGCAATGCGAGCGCTAACGGCTTTATGAACGGTGATGTTAGAACTGAAGAAGCTCGACCACTCCGACTGCATCCTTACAGT TGA